The Janthinobacterium tructae genome contains the following window.
TCATAAAACACCCACAGGGCGAACAGCACGATCAGCAGGCCGAAGATCTTGAAAAAGATGCTCCAGCGGCGGTGCGCGCGCTGCTCCTGCAAAGTGGCAAATACCAGCTTTTCCAGCACGGCGCGCTCCCAGTTCCCCGCAGGGGCGCCGTGACCGGCGGCTGGCGCGCTGCTGTCCAGCTTGTCATTCGTGTTATCGCTCATGGTTCACTTTGTTTAAATTACAATAATGCCCGTGCCCGGCTTCAGGCCGGCAGCGGCTGGACATACTCATCGGGTTGCCAGTACAGCTGGCCATCGCGCTCGCTCACGGGAATCGGGCGCAAGCGGCCGCCCTTGCAGGGACCGCCCGCGCAGTAGCCGCTCTCCGGCACATAGATGGCGCCATGCGTCGAACACATCAGGTACAAGCCGCTGGACTCGAAAAACTCGCCCTCGGCCCAGTCCAGTTCGATCGGTACATGGGCGCAACGGTTCAGGTAGCCATACGCCTTGCCGCCGTGGCGCACGACAAAGCCGGTGGTCGCTTCACCACCGGCCGAGACGGGAAAGCGCACGCCCTTGCCGCCATCGGCCAGCGCGTCGGCGGCACAAATCAACACTTCCACAACATCGCTCATCATGCGTGCTCGCTCAGCCATTGGTGCAGATCGGCCACCGTGGCGGCCGAATACAGGGGCTTACAAGCCTGCAACTGCTCCACCGGATGCGCCCCATACTCTACGGCAATACCGGCCGCGCCTGCATTGCTTGCCATCAACAAATCATGACTGGTGTCGCCGATCATCACGGTGCGACGCATATCCTGCCCCAATTCGCGCGTCAGCTCCTGCAGCATGGCCGGATGGGGCTTGGAAAACGTTTCATCGGCGCAGCGCGTCGCATCGAACAGCGACAGCAGCTTGACGGCATTCAGCGAACGGTTCAGGCCGACACGGCTCTTGCCCGTGGCGACGGCCAGAAAGTACGCTTGCTGCGAGAGTTCCTGCAGCATTTCTTGCACGCCGGGAAACAGGGTCAGCTCATGGTCGCGCGACAGATAGTGATAGCGGTAGCGTTCGGCCATGCGCGCATGGTATTTCGGCTCCACATCGGGCATCACCAGCTGCATCGCTTCCTGCAAGCCCAGGCCGATCACATGCGAGGCCAGCAACTCGGTGGGAATTGGCAAGCCCAGGTCTTTGGCCGACGCCTGGATGCACTTGACGATGGTCGAGGTACTGTCTATCAGGGTACCGTCCCAATCGAAGACGATCAGATCAAATTGCTTTCTTGCCATGTTTCCCGACGGCAAAGCCGCCGGCTCCTTGAGAATGAATGATGGCGACTGACTACCTTGTGAGTAGTGTCCCCGCACGCGATGGAGAACTATCGTGCGGCAACGGCCAATGGTTTGCCCAAGCTTACCAAGAAACGCTCGCATTCGGCAGCCAGCGGCGCATTCAGCGTCATCGTCTTGCCCGTCTCCGGATGCGTAAACGTAATCTGGTGCGCGTGCAGGAACATGCGCTTCAGGGCGCCGCGCGTGCTGTCGGCTTTCAACAAGGCACGGTTGAGGGCAAAGTCGCCATATTTATCGTCGCCCGCGATGGGGAAACCGGACGAGGACAGATGCACGCGGATCTGGTGCGTGCGTCCCGTCTTCAATTCCGCTTCCAGCAAGGCGAAGTTGTGATATTTATGCAACAGTGAAAACACCGTGTGCGACGCCAGGCCATCGGCCTGCACGGCCACCCGGCGCTCGCCTTCGGCCGTCGTATATTTATGCAGCGGCAGCTTGATATGCTGGCGCGCATTCTTCCAGTCACCGGCCACCAGCACCAGGTAGCGCTTGTCCGTGAGGCCGTCGCGCATCTGCTCGTGCAAATTCGTCAGCGCCGTGCGCTTCTTTGCCAGCAACAGCAAGCCGGACGTGTCGCGGTCCAGGCGGTGCACCAGTTCCAGGAACTTGGCGTCGGGGCGCGAGGCGCGCAATTGCTCGATCACGCCGAACGAGACGCCCGAGCCGCCATGCACGGCCACGCCGGCCGGCTTGTCGATGACGAGCAGCTGCGCATCTTCGAAGATGATCTTGAATTCGGCGGCCGGCGCGCCCGTGGGCGCCTTTTCGGCCACGCGCACGGGTGGAATGCGCACCACGTCGCCGGCGGCGAGACGGTACAGCTGATCGATACGGCCTTTATTAACCCGCACTTCTCCCGATCGCAAGATCCGGTAGATGTGGCTTTTAGGCACTCCCTTGCACACTCTTAATAAGTAGTTGTCGATGCGCTGGCCTGCTTCTTCTTCGGCGATCGTTACGAATTGGGCTTGCGGCTGAACCGGGGGTGTTGAAGGGGGAACAACATCATTTTGACTCTTCATTTACTATGTCTTCCCAGAAATCTCTCTAAGTCCTTCATTTTGAATATATAATTGTTTTTGCTGCGGCCCTGGCTGCTGCGAGTGTAAGAATAAAAGCACATTTTACACAGGGGCGTCTCCACCGGCCTCGCCAAATTGCAAATTCGGTGGAAAAAAATGTATATGCACCATCCCTGCGCGAATCAAGGTTGCACCGTAGTTGTAATCGGATAACGCGTGGAGATGCTGAAGTGAGTGTGGGATTATAAGGATAAGTACCCGTTAGCGCGACTTATCGAGTCGGGCTCGCGGGTTGATGAAGTTGATAACGCTTGCCGTTTTCGCCAAACCCCGTATGTGGCCAAATACTGAGGGTTGTCGATGATAGGCTGAGGCCAAGCCTCGCCATCGCGATCCCTGTAATGAGCCGGCTAACGATTTTGGCTCTGAATTTGCTGACCACTTGCATTCTCTGCCCCCGATGCAGTTCATTCTCATCCGGGCTGTTTCAGATGAGTTGCAAGTGTCCTGTGCACTCGGCATGACGATTGACCTCACCGCGCCTGTTGCGGCCGTAACGTATACCTCGTACGCGTTGTTGCTCCGCACGCTAAGGCATTTCCCCCGCCAACACTCCCGTTCTCGCATATATCCCTGTACTTTCGCCGCTTCCCCGGAAGCGGCTTTGAGATGGCCTACGGGTCGCGGAGTTATAAAAATGAAACGCATGTTGTTTAATGCCACGCAGCAAGAAGAACTGCGCGTAGCGATTGTCGACGGACAGAAACTGATCGACATCGATATCGAGACAGCCGGGCGCGAACAGCGCAAATCCAACATCTACAAGGGCGTCATCACGCGCATCGAGCCATCGCTCGAAGCGTGCTTCGTCAGCTATGGCGAAGACCGCCACGGCTTCCTGCCTTTCAAGGAAGTTGCCCGCACATATTTCCGCGAAGGCGTCGATGTGCGTAACGCTTCCGTCAAGGAAGCGCTGCGCGAAGGCCAGGAAATCATGGTCCAGGTCGAGAAGGAAGAGCGCGGCAACAAGGGCGCCGCCCTGACCTCGTTCGTGTCGCTGGCCGGCCGTTACCTGGTCTTGATGCCGAACAACCCGCGTGGCGGTGGCGTATCGCGCCGCGTGGAAGGGGAAGAGCGCCAGGAATTGCGCGAAACCATGGATAAGCTGGACTTGCCAGCTGGCATGTCCGTCATTGCCCGCACCGCCGGCATCGGCCGCAACGTCGATGAACTGCAGTGGGACTTGAATTACCTGATGCAACTGTGGCGCGCCATCGAAGGCGCCGGCAAGTCGGCCAACGGCGCTTTCTTGATCTACCAGGAATCGTCGCTCGTCATCCGCGCCATCCGCGACTACTTCCAGCCCGACATCGGCGAGATCCTGATCGACACCGACGAGATCTACGACCAGGCGCACCAGTTCATGAGCCACGTGATGCCCGACATGGTGCACCGCGTAAAACGCTACAGCGACGACGTGCCGCTGTTCTCGCGCTTCCAGATCGAACATCAGATTGAAACGGCGTACAGCCGCACCGTGCCGCTGCCATCGGGCGGCGCCATCGTCATCGACCACACCGAAGCGCTGGTCTCGGTCGACGTCAACTCGGCCCGCGCCACGCGCGGCTCGGACATCGAGACGACCGCCTTCAACACCAACTGCGAAGCGGCCGAAGAAGTGGCCCGCCAGCTGCGTCTGCGCGACCTGGGCGGCTTGATCGTCATCGACTTCATCGACATGGAAGTGGCAAAAAACCAGCGCGAAGTGGAACAGCGTTTGAAAGATGCGCTGCACCATGACCGTGCCCGTGTACAAATGGGCAAGATTTCCCGCTTCGGCCTGATGGAACTGTCGCGCCAGCGCCTGCGCCCTTCGCTGTCCGAAGGCTCGCACGTGACGTGCCCGCGCTGCTCCGGCACCGGCCATATCCGCGACACGGAATCGTCCGCCCTGCAGGTGCTGCGCATCATCCAGGAAGAAGCGATGAAGGAAAACTCGGCCACCATCCACGTGCAAGTGCCCGTCGATGTGGGCGCCTTCCTGCTGAACGAAAAGCGCGGCGAAGTACTCAAAATCGAGAACCGCCACCGCATCGCCGTGATCCTGATCCCGAACAAGCATCTGGAAACGCCGCATTACAAGCTGGAACGCATCAAGCATGATGATCCGCGTCTGGAAGACAGCCAGGCCAGCTATAACCTGGCCGAAAGCGCTGAAACCGACATGGCTTACAGCAAGCGCCAGAAGGAAGAAGCCAAGCCGCGCCAGGAAGCCGTCGTCAAGACGATCACCCCTGACCAGCCGGCACCGCTGGTCGAGCGCAAGCCTGTCGAAGCGAAACCAGTCCCTGTGGCCGCGCCTGCCGCACCACAGGGCCTGATCGCCAAGATCATCAGCTTCTTCACCGGCGCCCCGGCACCGGTGGCGCCAGCGCCCGCCCCAGTCGCACCAGCCAAACCGGCCGGCGCCGACCGCGGCGACCGCAACAGCCGTGGCCCGCGTGGCCGTGGCCGCAACGGCAAGCCTGGCCGCGAAGAACGCGAACCGGGCCAGGGCCGCCCAGCCCTGGACGATGCAGCGAAAGAAGCCGAAGCACTGGAAAAGGCGGCCCGTCCGCCACGCCCACCGCGTCCGCCACGCGAACCGCGCGAAGCGGGCGAGGCAACGGCAGCACCACGCGAACGCGGCGAGCGTCCTGAACGCGCGGAACGCCCTGAGCGCGCAGAGCGCCCGGAACGCGCCGAACGTCCGCCACGCCAGCCACGCGAAGGCCGCGAACCACGCGCCGACAAGGCTATTGTTGCTGAAGTGAAAGCTGACGAGCTGGCATTGGTTGGCGCCAGCGCCAGCGCGGTAAATGTCGTCGTGGCGTCAAGCGGTCCGGACGCTGATACCGCACCAACGAGCTTGCTGAAAGCACCGGCGAATGCCGGTCCTGACGGCGAAGAGACGGAAAACGACGTGGAAGGCGAAGAACCGCGCCGCCGGCGTCGTCGTGGTGGCCGCAACCGCAACCGCCGCGACCGCGAAACGGGCGAGCTGATCGAATCGGCAAATGGCGAGAACGAAGGCCAGGACGCACCAGCAATCAGCTTTACGGTCGCTCCGGCACCGGAAGCTGCCGCTGATGCAGCACCGGTCGCCGTCGTGGCTGCCGCCGCTGTCGTCGCCGTCGCTGCGCCAGTGGAAGCT
Protein-coding sequences here:
- a CDS encoding Rieske (2Fe-2S) protein is translated as MMSDVVEVLICAADALADGGKGVRFPVSAGGEATTGFVVRHGGKAYGYLNRCAHVPIELDWAEGEFFESSGLYLMCSTHGAIYVPESGYCAGGPCKGGRLRPIPVSERDGQLYWQPDEYVQPLPA
- a CDS encoding Rne/Rng family ribonuclease; this encodes MKRMLFNATQQEELRVAIVDGQKLIDIDIETAGREQRKSNIYKGVITRIEPSLEACFVSYGEDRHGFLPFKEVARTYFREGVDVRNASVKEALREGQEIMVQVEKEERGNKGAALTSFVSLAGRYLVLMPNNPRGGGVSRRVEGEERQELRETMDKLDLPAGMSVIARTAGIGRNVDELQWDLNYLMQLWRAIEGAGKSANGAFLIYQESSLVIRAIRDYFQPDIGEILIDTDEIYDQAHQFMSHVMPDMVHRVKRYSDDVPLFSRFQIEHQIETAYSRTVPLPSGGAIVIDHTEALVSVDVNSARATRGSDIETTAFNTNCEAAEEVARQLRLRDLGGLIVIDFIDMEVAKNQREVEQRLKDALHHDRARVQMGKISRFGLMELSRQRLRPSLSEGSHVTCPRCSGTGHIRDTESSALQVLRIIQEEAMKENSATIHVQVPVDVGAFLLNEKRGEVLKIENRHRIAVILIPNKHLETPHYKLERIKHDDPRLEDSQASYNLAESAETDMAYSKRQKEEAKPRQEAVVKTITPDQPAPLVERKPVEAKPVPVAAPAAPQGLIAKIISFFTGAPAPVAPAPAPVAPAKPAGADRGDRNSRGPRGRGRNGKPGREEREPGQGRPALDDAAKEAEALEKAARPPRPPRPPREPREAGEATAAPRERGERPERAERPERAERPERAERPPRQPREGREPRADKAIVAEVKADELALVGASASAVNVVVASSGPDADTAPTSLLKAPANAGPDGEETENDVEGEEPRRRRRRGGRNRNRRDRETGELIESANGENEGQDAPAISFTVAPAPEAAADAAPVAVVAAAAVVAVAAPVEAAVVEVVEVVKVLEIAKVEEAAPAAEAAPAAEVIVPQAPVEAVVAAAQAEPAAAEPAPVAEYSFAEKAEAAPAPAPAPAPAPAPAPAEIIVEAVPVVEAAPLVEAVAVIEEAPAPVAEAAPAVVEAAPVVAEVAPAPAPAPAPVVAPAPAPAAPIAAPLDLSAVLGSAGLTLAATDPEKLRLAQEAAAKAVAPVRKPRERKPLPPQSDEPLIQVNTQRP
- a CDS encoding RluA family pseudouridine synthase, which codes for MKSQNDVVPPSTPPVQPQAQFVTIAEEEAGQRIDNYLLRVCKGVPKSHIYRILRSGEVRVNKGRIDQLYRLAAGDVVRIPPVRVAEKAPTGAPAAEFKIIFEDAQLLVIDKPAGVAVHGGSGVSFGVIEQLRASRPDAKFLELVHRLDRDTSGLLLLAKKRTALTNLHEQMRDGLTDKRYLVLVAGDWKNARQHIKLPLHKYTTAEGERRVAVQADGLASHTVFSLLHKYHNFALLEAELKTGRTHQIRVHLSSSGFPIAGDDKYGDFALNRALLKADSTRGALKRMFLHAHQITFTHPETGKTMTLNAPLAAECERFLVSLGKPLAVAAR
- a CDS encoding HAD-IIIA family hydrolase translates to MARKQFDLIVFDWDGTLIDSTSTIVKCIQASAKDLGLPIPTELLASHVIGLGLQEAMQLVMPDVEPKYHARMAERYRYHYLSRDHELTLFPGVQEMLQELSQQAYFLAVATGKSRVGLNRSLNAVKLLSLFDATRCADETFSKPHPAMLQELTRELGQDMRRTVMIGDTSHDLLMASNAGAAGIAVEYGAHPVEQLQACKPLYSAATVADLHQWLSEHA